The Rhodopseudomonas palustris genome window below encodes:
- a CDS encoding DUF1330 domain-containing protein yields MTGHIDPTKEVFAQFREMDRPGPIHMLNLVRLKPRAAYPDGREATGAEAYAAYGRDSGPVFERLGGKVVWQGQFELMLIGPQHEHWDHVFIAEYPSVAAFVEMIRDPAYREAVKHRQAAVEDSRLIRLKPLKPGKGFGEIPT; encoded by the coding sequence ATGACCGGCCATATCGATCCGACCAAGGAGGTGTTCGCGCAGTTTCGCGAGATGGATCGTCCGGGTCCGATCCATATGCTCAACCTGGTGCGGCTGAAGCCGCGCGCCGCCTATCCGGACGGCCGCGAGGCGACCGGCGCCGAGGCCTATGCGGCGTACGGTCGCGACTCGGGCCCGGTGTTCGAGCGGCTCGGCGGCAAGGTGGTGTGGCAGGGCCAGTTCGAGCTGATGCTGATCGGTCCTCAGCACGAACATTGGGACCATGTGTTCATCGCCGAGTATCCGAGTGTTGCGGCATTCGTGGAGATGATTCGCGATCCGGCGTATCGCGAGGCGGTGAAGCACCGTCAGGCGGCTGTCGAGGATTCCCGGCTGATCCGCCTGAAGCCGCTGAAGCCCGGCAAAGGATTTGGCGAAATCCCGACGTGA
- a CDS encoding ATP-binding protein translates to MRLSVRLTLAMTVLVACTVAAIGVLAYYNIGRAAVPSGLTRLAYQAKARLGAYESVLRIIRNEVLSARLLPAHLGIVRSRLNGGTDPEVGLTEAQWRSHLAAAYAGNMQVKPGLLAYRLVGVANGGRALIAVDRHGPNRSIRTVPDAELPQLGDDETFRRAAGLTGDEVYFSPIRIFWAPSGTDAAASSSPRFTAAAPVRDSSGAVFAVLMITYDLRPVFERIRDVLDNDTDVYFVEADGGYMMNYMDGRIVSAEPERRWQDDFPQLAAALGDKPGAAAVFSRPDGERVAAAIVMAPLSNGIRTAVIETEPLERIMAPATALRTPGLIVGLAAVLGAVLLSALLSRSIASPIMQLTRAVAAFSRTGRLVMPAGLRGESRILADAFAETVAKIDEANAALRSKSELLDKTIASMADAVAVLDAEGKRVFANPTCVALFGVAEDIGSERWKRKYKRFLADGVTPMPDYDSPAARARRGESFDNVELGIRHGDDPVVQLAASARRMENPDGSFAGAVIVYRNLTAFKESERQLRQAQKMQAIGQLTGGVAHDLNNILTVITGGIEMLADGVSDRPALRDVATMVDQAVTRASDLTHGLLSFSRKQPLQPRSIDVNALMLDTVKLLRPTLGAGIEIDVEPSPDLRPALADPSQLGSALINLAINARDAMKGNGKLLLETGNVDLDQAYAAQHDEVSAGRYVMLAVSDTGCGIPAAIRDRVFEPFFTTKPVGEGTGLGLSMVYGFVKQSGGHIELYSEEGHGTTIRLYLPYAVASLDTGLDSAAPPLAQGGRESVLVVEDDALVRSYVMTHLKALGYTAHSAASAAEAMSMVYDDVEFDLLFTDVMLAGGMNGPQLAEELRKYKPGLKVLFTSGYTENAMLHHGRLGPAVQLLPKPYRRADLARMLRRVLDAEADVPAK, encoded by the coding sequence ATGCGCCTGTCGGTGCGCCTGACCTTGGCGATGACCGTGCTGGTGGCGTGTACGGTAGCGGCGATCGGAGTGCTCGCGTACTACAACATCGGGCGGGCAGCCGTGCCGTCCGGGCTGACGCGGCTCGCCTATCAGGCCAAGGCGCGGCTTGGCGCTTACGAATCGGTTCTCCGCATCATCCGCAACGAAGTGCTCTCGGCCCGGCTGCTGCCGGCGCATCTCGGCATCGTCAGGTCGCGGCTCAACGGCGGCACCGATCCGGAGGTCGGACTCACTGAAGCACAGTGGCGGTCGCATCTGGCGGCGGCGTATGCGGGCAACATGCAGGTCAAGCCCGGCCTCTTGGCCTACCGCTTGGTCGGCGTCGCCAATGGCGGGCGCGCCTTGATCGCCGTCGATCGCCACGGGCCGAACCGCAGCATTCGCACCGTGCCTGACGCCGAGCTGCCGCAGCTCGGTGATGACGAAACGTTCAGGCGTGCCGCGGGGCTGACGGGCGACGAGGTGTACTTCTCGCCGATCCGAATCTTTTGGGCACCGAGCGGCACAGACGCCGCCGCTTCGTCGTCACCGCGGTTCACAGCCGCGGCGCCGGTGCGCGATTCCAGCGGCGCGGTGTTTGCGGTGCTGATGATCACTTACGATCTGCGGCCCGTGTTCGAACGCATCCGTGACGTGCTGGACAACGACACCGACGTGTATTTCGTCGAGGCCGACGGCGGCTACATGATGAACTACATGGACGGCCGCATCGTCTCGGCGGAACCGGAGCGGCGCTGGCAGGACGACTTCCCGCAACTCGCCGCTGCGCTTGGTGACAAGCCTGGGGCCGCGGCGGTGTTCTCCCGGCCCGACGGCGAGCGGGTCGCTGCGGCGATCGTCATGGCGCCGCTGTCGAACGGCATCCGCACCGCCGTGATCGAAACCGAACCGCTGGAACGGATCATGGCGCCCGCCACCGCGCTCAGAACGCCGGGCCTGATCGTCGGCCTCGCGGCGGTGCTCGGCGCGGTGCTGCTGTCGGCGCTGCTGTCGCGTTCGATCGCCAGTCCGATCATGCAGCTCACCCGGGCCGTCGCGGCGTTTTCCCGCACCGGGCGGCTGGTGATGCCGGCGGGGCTGCGCGGCGAGAGCCGCATTCTTGCCGACGCCTTCGCCGAAACCGTTGCCAAGATCGACGAAGCCAATGCGGCGTTGCGCAGCAAGTCGGAGCTGCTCGACAAGACCATTGCCAGCATGGCGGACGCAGTGGCGGTGCTCGACGCCGAGGGCAAGCGGGTGTTTGCCAATCCGACTTGCGTGGCCTTGTTCGGGGTCGCCGAGGACATCGGCTCCGAGCGCTGGAAGCGGAAATACAAACGCTTCCTCGCCGACGGCGTCACGCCGATGCCGGATTACGACAGTCCGGCGGCGCGGGCGCGGCGCGGTGAGAGCTTCGACAATGTCGAACTCGGCATCCGCCACGGCGATGACCCGGTGGTGCAGCTCGCCGCAAGCGCGCGGCGGATGGAAAACCCGGATGGCTCGTTCGCCGGCGCGGTGATCGTGTATCGCAACCTCACGGCGTTCAAGGAATCCGAGCGCCAGCTGCGCCAGGCGCAGAAGATGCAGGCGATCGGCCAGCTCACCGGCGGCGTCGCGCACGACCTCAACAACATTCTCACGGTGATCACCGGCGGCATCGAAATGCTCGCCGACGGCGTGTCCGACCGGCCGGCGCTGAGGGACGTTGCCACGATGGTCGATCAGGCGGTGACGCGCGCCTCCGATCTCACCCACGGCCTGTTGTCGTTCTCGCGCAAGCAGCCGCTGCAGCCGCGCAGCATCGACGTCAACGCGCTGATGCTCGACACCGTCAAGCTGTTGCGGCCGACGCTCGGCGCCGGCATCGAAATCGATGTCGAGCCCTCGCCGGATCTGCGCCCGGCGCTGGCCGATCCGTCGCAGCTCGGCAGTGCGCTGATCAACCTTGCGATCAACGCCCGCGATGCGATGAAGGGCAACGGCAAGCTGTTGCTGGAGACCGGCAACGTCGATCTCGACCAGGCCTATGCGGCGCAGCACGACGAAGTCAGCGCCGGTCGCTACGTGATGCTGGCGGTGAGCGATACCGGCTGCGGCATTCCGGCGGCGATCCGCGACCGGGTGTTCGAGCCGTTCTTCACCACCAAGCCGGTTGGCGAAGGCACCGGCCTCGGCCTCAGCATGGTGTACGGCTTCGTCAAGCAGTCAGGCGGCCATATCGAGCTGTACAGCGAAGAAGGGCACGGGACGACTATTCGGCTGTATCTGCCGTATGCGGTCGCGTCTCTCGATACCGGGCTCGACAGCGCCGCGCCGCCGCTGGCGCAGGGCGGCCGCGAGTCGGTGCTGGTCGTGGAGGACGATGCGCTGGTGCGTAGCTACGTGATGACGCACCTGAAGGCGCTCGGCTACACCGCGCACTCGGCGGCTTCTGCGGCGGAAGCGATGTCGATGGTGTATGACGACGTCGAATTCGATCTGCTGTTCACCGACGTGATGCTGGCCGGCGGCATGAACGGGCCGCAGCTCGCCGAGGAGCTGCGCAAGTACAAGCCGGGTCTGAAGGTGCTGTTCACCTCCGGCTACACCGAGAACGCGATGCTGCATCATGGCCGGCTCGGTCCTGCCGTGCAGCTGCTGCCGAAGCCGTATCGCCGTGCCGATCTGGCACGGATGCTGCGCCGGGTGCTCGACGCCGAAGCCGACGTGCCGGCGAAATAA
- a CDS encoding DUF1304 domain-containing protein, producing MNAVATLLVALVAALHVFFLVLEMFLWTKPLGLKVFRNSPDKAAASAVLAGNQGLYNGFLAAGLIWSLLHPNAAVALQLATFFLGCVIVAGLYGAWTVSRRILYVQAAPALVALIAAWVA from the coding sequence ATGAACGCCGTTGCCACCCTTCTCGTCGCGCTGGTCGCGGCCCTGCACGTCTTCTTCCTCGTGCTCGAGATGTTTCTCTGGACCAAGCCGCTCGGGCTCAAGGTGTTTCGCAATAGTCCCGACAAAGCCGCGGCGTCCGCAGTGCTGGCTGGCAATCAGGGGCTGTACAACGGCTTCCTGGCGGCCGGGCTGATCTGGTCGCTGCTGCATCCGAACGCCGCAGTGGCGCTGCAGCTCGCCACCTTCTTCCTCGGCTGCGTCATCGTCGCCGGATTGTACGGCGCCTGGACGGTGAGCCGGCGCATTCTCTACGTCCAGGCAGCTCCCGCCCTGGTGGCGCTGATCGCAGCGTGGGTCGCGTAG